The following are encoded together in the Pedobacter steynii genome:
- a CDS encoding peptide MFS transporter: MPENISLEQIQNFKGKYPKQLWYLFFSEMWERFCFYGMRGMLTYFMVTQLLMRDQDANLQYGATQAFVYAFTFIGGLFADKILGFRKSLFWGGILMIIGSAILSYDPHQFFFLGISFTVVGTGFFKPNISTMVGALYKGNDPRRDAGFSLFYAGINIGGLLGGYACITLGKTYSWHLAFGLAGIVMTISLLTFIFTKKSLGPIGLSPFKDEEIKEILTDGIDAKIPSEPVTITSKAIGKKWYDYAVYAGSLAIIPVIMIMVAKTQYTDWFMYIIGPATLVYIVYEMTKYSWAEAKKLIAALVFILFSIIFWGIYEQSGGSMALFAARNLDNKLLGVITLDPNGVNNSANSFFVIIFAFVFSLVWIGLAKKKIEPNTVVKFGLGFLFLAGGFFILYSTRFFANASGIASLDAFTLSYLVITFGELCLSPIGLSIMTKLSPVKLQGVMMGMWFLASAYGQYVAGILGANMAKAGENDTTVQKLITFTDGYKQLAIYALIAGVLLIIISPLVKKLMQEVN, from the coding sequence ATGCCAGAAAATATCAGCCTCGAACAAATCCAGAATTTTAAAGGCAAATACCCTAAACAACTTTGGTACCTGTTCTTCTCCGAAATGTGGGAACGCTTCTGTTTCTACGGGATGCGTGGAATGCTTACCTATTTCATGGTTACACAGCTCCTCATGAGGGATCAGGATGCAAACCTTCAATATGGTGCTACGCAGGCATTTGTATATGCTTTCACCTTTATCGGTGGTTTGTTTGCAGATAAAATTCTTGGCTTTAGAAAATCCCTGTTCTGGGGCGGTATATTAATGATTATCGGAAGTGCGATCTTATCCTATGATCCACATCAGTTCTTTTTCCTCGGAATCAGCTTTACAGTAGTGGGAACAGGTTTCTTTAAACCTAATATTTCGACCATGGTAGGTGCCCTTTACAAAGGAAATGATCCCCGCCGCGATGCAGGTTTCTCTTTATTTTATGCAGGGATCAATATCGGAGGTTTATTAGGTGGTTATGCCTGTATCACACTTGGAAAAACCTATTCCTGGCACCTGGCATTCGGCCTGGCAGGGATCGTAATGACCATCAGCTTACTGACTTTTATCTTCACTAAAAAAAGCCTTGGCCCTATCGGTCTGTCTCCTTTTAAGGATGAAGAGATTAAAGAAATCTTAACGGATGGCATTGATGCAAAAATTCCTTCTGAACCGGTAACGATTACCAGCAAAGCGATAGGCAAAAAATGGTATGACTATGCGGTTTATGCCGGATCATTGGCTATCATTCCTGTTATTATGATCATGGTGGCAAAAACACAGTACACAGACTGGTTTATGTACATTATCGGCCCTGCAACATTGGTGTATATCGTTTACGAAATGACTAAATACAGCTGGGCAGAAGCTAAAAAGTTAATCGCAGCCCTCGTTTTCATATTATTTTCCATTATTTTTTGGGGAATCTATGAGCAAAGTGGTGGTTCAATGGCGCTGTTTGCAGCAAGAAACCTGGACAATAAACTCCTAGGTGTAATCACCCTGGATCCGAATGGAGTAAACAACTCTGCGAACTCTTTCTTCGTTATTATTTTTGCTTTTGTTTTCAGTCTGGTCTGGATTGGTCTGGCTAAGAAAAAGATCGAGCCAAATACCGTTGTAAAATTTGGTTTAGGCTTCTTATTCCTGGCTGGAGGATTCTTTATCCTGTATAGCACCAGATTCTTTGCCAACGCAAGTGGCATCGCTTCACTGGATGCCTTTACGCTATCGTACCTGGTGATTACCTTCGGAGAGCTTTGCCTCTCTCCTATCGGCTTATCGATCATGACCAAGTTATCTCCGGTAAAACTTCAGGGAGTAATGATGGGAATGTGGTTCCTGGCCAGTGCTTACGGTCAGTATGTAGCGGGGATTCTCGGAGCTAACATGGCAAAGGCAGGCGAAAATGATACGACTGTGCAAAAGCTGATCACTTTTACGGATGGTTACAAACAACTTGCTATTTACGCTTTAATTGCAGGAGTGCTGCTGATTATCATCTCTCCTCTAGTGAAGAAACTGATGCAGGAGGTGAATTAA
- a CDS encoding OmpP1/FadL family transporter: protein MKKLLLSLVAIVATTGSLYAQITADALRFSQTNYGSSARFKSMGGAQIGVGGDMSSLGGNPAGLGLFTKSEFSLTPEFNMIKGKATYLGQNTDATKNKFNLNNVGVVFYSPTFKPKGQDPSKGVISAVFGIGYNRNNDFTANYVYEGQNAPNSITDYFAEEANRFHNGGTLDDFSVEKMAEGSKLIRYNQPSDAFLSNAASISNQRQSEVRSGSNSEVNIAGALNISNKFYIGASVAFVNVRYLTDRVFSESGTTVATSPTMGTKYDMNYFVNSEIKGSGFNGRIGLIYRPESNIRLGATLQTPTWLYFDDTQSTTMDSKLYSGPLSGIYTNPDGISSITYRLRTPLKGSFGASYVIGNRALLSADVDYIDYSTMQYSVDQDNNQGQLNNLNRQIKTNYKEAVNFRVGAEYKVDNAVSLRAGYGKNGTPLKNDKDSYFATDFYSAGLGYRVGNYYVDLAYQRVENNVDLDSYYLNNEQEPVANIKTGRNNVFLTFGVRF from the coding sequence ATGAAAAAACTTTTATTGTCCTTAGTGGCTATAGTAGCCACTACAGGAAGTTTATATGCTCAAATTACGGCCGATGCACTAAGGTTTTCACAAACCAATTACGGAAGTTCTGCAAGGTTTAAAAGTATGGGCGGTGCCCAGATCGGAGTTGGTGGAGACATGAGTTCATTAGGCGGCAACCCTGCCGGCCTTGGCCTATTCACCAAATCAGAATTCAGCCTTACTCCTGAATTTAATATGATAAAAGGTAAAGCCACTTATTTAGGTCAGAATACAGACGCCACCAAAAATAAATTTAACCTGAACAATGTGGGTGTGGTATTTTATAGTCCAACCTTTAAACCTAAAGGTCAGGATCCATCAAAAGGAGTAATCAGCGCCGTATTCGGGATCGGATACAACCGCAATAATGATTTTACTGCAAATTATGTTTACGAAGGTCAGAATGCACCAAACTCCATTACAGATTACTTTGCTGAGGAAGCCAACAGATTCCACAATGGCGGAACATTAGACGATTTTTCGGTAGAGAAAATGGCTGAAGGCAGTAAATTAATCAGATACAATCAGCCTTCCGATGCCTTTTTATCAAATGCTGCTAGTATTAGCAATCAAAGGCAATCAGAGGTTAGAAGTGGTTCAAACTCAGAAGTGAATATCGCAGGAGCCCTGAACATTTCAAATAAATTCTATATTGGAGCAAGTGTGGCTTTTGTAAATGTACGCTACCTGACTGACCGTGTATTTTCAGAATCCGGTACGACAGTCGCTACCTCCCCTACGATGGGTACAAAATACGATATGAATTACTTTGTAAACTCAGAAATAAAAGGTTCTGGTTTTAATGGACGTATTGGTTTGATCTACAGACCTGAAAGCAATATCCGTCTGGGAGCTACCCTCCAAACCCCTACCTGGTTGTATTTTGATGACACCCAATCGACGACTATGGATTCCAAGCTTTATAGTGGACCACTGTCTGGTATCTACACCAATCCGGATGGTATTTCAAGCATTACTTATCGCTTGCGTACTCCATTAAAGGGATCATTTGGCGCAAGTTATGTAATTGGAAACCGGGCGTTACTTTCTGCAGATGTGGATTATATTGATTATTCTACCATGCAGTATTCCGTTGACCAGGACAATAACCAGGGCCAGTTAAATAACCTCAACAGACAAATCAAAACGAATTATAAAGAAGCAGTAAACTTCAGAGTTGGCGCAGAGTATAAAGTTGACAATGCAGTGAGCCTAAGAGCAGGTTATGGCAAAAATGGCACTCCGCTTAAAAACGATAAAGATTCTTACTTTGCGACTGACTTTTATAGTGCAGGTTTAGGTTATCGTGTAGGGAATTATTACGTTGACCTTGCTTACCAGCGTGTAGAAAACAATGTGGATTTGGATTCTTATTATTTAAATAATGAGCAGGAACCTGTTGCCAATATTAAAACCGGCAGAAACAATGTTTTCCTGACGTTTGGAGTAAGATTCTAA
- a CDS encoding Dps family protein, producing MDAKEISLNEKKVKPVVDMLNDYLANYHMHYQKLRGCHWNVKGQNFFTLHIKFEELYTNAQLTIDEIAERVLTLGKPPHSRFSDYIKESVIKEADTIGMKDLDMVDAVLDDMAQLIQIERDLLEATDAAGDDGSNDMVNRFMQFKEKNTWMLRSFAGKK from the coding sequence ATGGACGCAAAAGAAATCAGTTTAAATGAGAAAAAAGTGAAACCTGTAGTAGATATGCTGAATGACTATCTGGCTAACTACCATATGCATTACCAGAAATTAAGAGGATGTCACTGGAATGTTAAAGGGCAGAACTTTTTTACACTACATATCAAATTTGAAGAATTATATACCAATGCCCAGTTAACTATTGATGAAATTGCTGAACGTGTGTTGACCTTAGGAAAGCCCCCTCATAGTCGTTTTTCAGACTATATTAAAGAGTCAGTGATTAAAGAGGCGGATACAATTGGAATGAAAGATCTGGATATGGTTGATGCCGTTTTGGACGATATGGCCCAGTTGATCCAAATAGAGCGCGACTTACTGGAGGCTACTGATGCAGCTGGTGACGATGGTTCAAATGATATGGTAAACAGGTTTATGCAATTCAAGGAGAAAAATACCTGGATGTTACGCTCGTTTGCCGGAAAGAAATAA
- a CDS encoding cystathionine gamma-synthase — MKFATKAIHAGQEPDPSTGAVMTPIYQTSTYWQKSPGDHQGFEYSRGTNPTRKALEACLAALENAKHGLAFSSGMGATDTVLRLLQPGDEVITGNDLYGGSYRIFTKVYAKYGIKFHFLDLSKPENMLPYINDKTKLVWIETPTNPTMQIIDIEGIARITKERKLILTVDNTFASPYLQNPMDLGADIVMHSVTKYIGGHSDVVMGALLVNDDQLYKDLWFIYNACGATPGPQDAFLVLRGIKTLHLRMKAHCENGEKVARFLKSHPKVDKIYWPGFEDHPNHDIAKKQMRGFGGMVSITLKDADLQETFRIASSFKVFTLAESLGGVESLINHPVSMTHGSIPKEEREKVGVTDNLLRLSVGVEDIDDLIADLEQALK, encoded by the coding sequence ATGAAGTTCGCAACGAAAGCAATACATGCCGGTCAGGAACCTGACCCGTCTACCGGAGCAGTAATGACTCCTATATACCAAACCTCTACCTATTGGCAGAAATCACCTGGTGATCATCAGGGATTTGAATATTCAAGAGGTACTAACCCTACGCGTAAGGCCCTGGAGGCGTGTCTGGCCGCTTTGGAAAATGCGAAACACGGTTTGGCTTTTTCAAGTGGAATGGGTGCTACAGATACCGTTTTGAGGTTGTTGCAACCGGGAGATGAAGTCATTACAGGTAATGACCTTTACGGAGGTTCTTATCGTATTTTCACCAAGGTATATGCAAAATATGGCATTAAATTTCATTTTCTGGATTTGTCAAAGCCAGAAAATATGTTGCCTTATATCAATGATAAAACAAAGTTGGTATGGATTGAAACCCCTACAAACCCAACTATGCAGATCATTGACATTGAAGGTATTGCCAGGATCACCAAAGAACGCAAACTAATCCTGACGGTAGACAATACTTTTGCTTCTCCTTATCTGCAAAATCCTATGGATCTTGGTGCTGATATCGTGATGCATTCTGTAACCAAATACATTGGCGGTCACTCTGATGTCGTTATGGGTGCACTACTGGTAAATGATGATCAGTTGTATAAAGACCTTTGGTTTATCTACAATGCCTGTGGCGCCACTCCGGGACCTCAGGATGCCTTTCTGGTACTTAGAGGGATTAAGACCCTTCACCTGAGAATGAAAGCACATTGTGAAAACGGAGAGAAGGTTGCCCGTTTCCTTAAAAGCCACCCAAAAGTAGATAAGATCTACTGGCCTGGTTTTGAGGATCATCCTAATCATGATATTGCTAAAAAGCAAATGCGTGGTTTTGGCGGTATGGTTTCCATTACCCTAAAGGATGCTGATCTTCAGGAAACTTTCCGGATTGCTTCTTCATTCAAAGTCTTTACGCTGGCAGAATCTCTGGGCGGTGTTGAATCTTTAATCAATCACCCGGTAAGCATGACACACGGTTCTATCCCGAAAGAAGAACGTGAAAAAGTAGGTGTTACTGATAACCTTTTACGCCTCAGTGTTGGCGTAGAGGATATCGACGACTTAATCGCAGACTTAGAACAAGCTTTAAAATAA
- a CDS encoding UbiD family decarboxylase, which produces MGYKSLAECVADLEKHGHLIRIKEEVDPYLEMAAIHLRVYEEQGPALFFEKVKGSPFPAVSNLFGTLERSKFMFRDSLDKVEQLVRLRSDPMKVLKNPLKLPGIGFTALTALPLKQTFKSVFSKTTISALPQIVNWPMDGGPFITMPQVYTEDIDKPGILNANLGMYRIQLAGNDYVKDKEIGLHYQIHRGIGVHQSKANAKGQPLKVSIFVGGPPSHPLAAVMPLPEGLSEMTFAGALGNRRFRYFYDEEGFCISADADFVITGTVYPQENKPEGPFGDHLGYYSLTHPFPLMKVHNVYHRKDAIWSFTVVGRPPQEDTSFGALIHEIAGSALPKEIHGLKELNAVDAAGVHPLLFAIGSERYTPFLKERRPQEILTIANHILGKNQLSLAKYLFIAAREDDEALDTHHISKFLQHILERMDFPTDLHFHTNTTIDTLDYSGDGLNSGSKVVFAAAGEKRRILAGQIPAGFSLPESFSDAQLAIPGVLVIQSGPYQDQHQTELEVESLNQHLKDRDLEGIALIVLCDDSSFTAENINNLVWIAFTRSNPASDIHGIGAFTTHKHWGCTGPVVIDARKKPHHAPELIKDPIVEKNIERFSGLFKS; this is translated from the coding sequence ATGGGATATAAAAGTTTAGCAGAATGCGTTGCCGATTTAGAAAAACACGGCCATTTAATCAGGATTAAAGAAGAAGTAGATCCATATCTGGAGATGGCTGCGATCCATTTAAGGGTATATGAGGAGCAGGGGCCTGCCTTGTTCTTTGAGAAAGTTAAAGGAAGCCCTTTTCCGGCCGTGTCTAACTTGTTTGGTACATTGGAGCGTTCCAAATTTATGTTCAGGGATAGCCTGGATAAAGTAGAGCAGCTGGTGAGGCTGAGGTCTGACCCAATGAAAGTGCTGAAAAACCCTTTAAAACTTCCTGGAATAGGCTTTACCGCATTAACTGCATTACCCCTAAAGCAGACTTTTAAATCCGTATTTAGCAAGACAACAATCAGTGCTTTGCCTCAGATTGTGAACTGGCCTATGGACGGCGGTCCGTTTATCACCATGCCACAAGTTTATACAGAAGATATTGATAAACCAGGAATACTAAATGCAAACCTGGGAATGTACCGCATTCAGCTTGCGGGCAACGATTACGTGAAGGACAAAGAAATAGGGCTCCATTACCAGATTCATCGTGGGATAGGGGTACATCAGTCAAAAGCCAATGCAAAAGGGCAGCCTTTAAAAGTAAGTATTTTTGTCGGAGGCCCACCATCTCATCCATTGGCGGCAGTAATGCCATTGCCGGAAGGATTGTCAGAAATGACTTTTGCCGGTGCATTAGGTAACCGAAGATTCCGTTATTTCTACGATGAGGAGGGATTCTGCATTTCTGCAGACGCAGATTTTGTCATCACCGGGACAGTTTATCCGCAGGAGAATAAACCTGAAGGTCCTTTTGGAGACCATTTAGGGTATTATAGTTTAACTCATCCTTTCCCATTGATGAAAGTACATAACGTATACCATCGCAAAGATGCAATATGGTCTTTTACAGTGGTTGGAAGGCCTCCTCAGGAGGATACCAGTTTTGGTGCATTGATTCATGAAATTGCCGGATCAGCATTGCCAAAAGAGATTCACGGTCTGAAGGAATTGAATGCGGTAGATGCGGCAGGCGTACATCCCCTGCTGTTTGCGATAGGAAGCGAACGCTATACCCCCTTTCTCAAAGAGCGCAGGCCTCAGGAGATATTAACTATCGCAAATCACATTCTTGGCAAAAATCAGCTGAGCCTGGCCAAATACCTGTTTATTGCTGCAAGAGAAGATGATGAAGCCCTGGATACACATCACATTTCAAAATTCCTTCAGCATATACTGGAGAGAATGGATTTCCCTACCGATCTGCATTTCCATACCAATACCACTATCGATACTTTAGATTATAGTGGTGATGGGTTGAATAGTGGTTCTAAGGTAGTATTTGCCGCTGCGGGAGAAAAACGCAGAATATTAGCTGGTCAGATTCCTGCTGGATTCAGTCTTCCTGAGTCTTTTAGTGATGCGCAGCTGGCCATTCCTGGAGTACTAGTCATTCAAAGCGGACCGTATCAGGATCAGCATCAGACGGAACTGGAGGTGGAATCTTTAAACCAACATTTAAAAGATAGGGACCTGGAGGGGATTGCTTTAATTGTTTTATGTGATGACAGTTCTTTTACCGCTGAAAACATAAATAACCTGGTATGGATTGCTTTTACAAGGAGTAACCCTGCTTCAGATATCCATGGAATAGGGGCGTTTACCACACATAAACATTGGGGATGTACAGGCCCAGTGGTTATTGATGCGCGTAAGAAACCTCATCATGCACCTGAACTGATAAAAGACCCTATAGTGGAGAAGAATATAGAACGGTTCTCAGGATTGTTTAAATCATAA
- a CDS encoding polyprenol monophosphomannose synthase, which yields MSDSLIIIPTYNEKENIEKIIRKVFSLPYFFEILIIDDGSPDGTADIVKRLQQEYPALHLEQRTGKLGLGTAYIHGFRWALERPQYEYIFEMDADFSHNPDDLIRLREACVNGGDLAIGSRYVNGVNVVNWPMNRVLMSYFASMYVRIITRINIQDATAGFKCYRRQVLATIPLDKIKFVGYAFQIEMKFTAIKYGFKVVEVPIIFTDRTEGTSKMSTRIFREAFIGVIQMKVWSWFRKYDR from the coding sequence GTGTCAGACAGTCTAATTATAATCCCCACTTACAACGAGAAAGAAAATATTGAAAAGATCATCAGGAAGGTTTTTTCCTTACCCTATTTCTTTGAGATATTAATCATTGATGATGGATCCCCGGATGGAACTGCTGATATTGTTAAGAGGTTACAACAGGAATATCCAGCCTTACACCTGGAACAGCGTACCGGAAAACTAGGATTGGGAACAGCCTACATTCATGGATTCAGATGGGCACTGGAACGTCCTCAATATGAATATATTTTTGAAATGGATGCTGATTTTTCTCATAATCCTGACGACCTGATCAGACTTCGTGAAGCTTGTGTTAATGGTGGAGACCTGGCCATCGGATCCCGTTATGTAAATGGCGTGAACGTGGTTAACTGGCCAATGAACAGGGTATTGATGTCGTACTTTGCCTCCATGTATGTTCGCATCATCACCAGAATTAATATTCAGGATGCAACAGCAGGTTTTAAATGTTACCGCAGACAGGTTTTAGCAACCATTCCTTTAGATAAAATCAAATTTGTAGGTTATGCCTTCCAGATTGAAATGAAGTTCACTGCGATTAAGTATGGCTTTAAAGTAGTGGAAGTTCCAATCATCTTTACTGACCGCACTGAGGGTACTTCTAAAATGAGTACGAGGATTTTCAGGGAGGCTTTCATTGGAGTGATTCAAATGAAAGTATGGAGCTGGTTCAGGAAATACGACCGATAA
- a CDS encoding TIGR02757 family protein, which translates to MEFLELKDFLDLKVEQYNRPDFISNDPICIPHRFSKKQDVEIAAFFAAILAWGQRKTIINKCTELFQRMDNEPYDFMLNHSDDDLKRLLNFKHRTFNDTDLLYFVSFFKHHYEQSDSLETAFLAPEPVFREEYLKEATPATNSYSSAACMLSELKKVPATERALNHFRSYFFSLPDFPRRTIKHVSSPLQKSTCKRLNMFLRWMVRKDNKGVDFGVWNTIKPADLICPCDVHVDRVARKLGLISRKQTDWQTAVELSRHLSEFDPLDPVKYDFALFGLGIEEKF; encoded by the coding sequence TTGGAATTCCTGGAACTTAAAGATTTTTTGGACCTCAAAGTTGAGCAATACAACAGGCCTGATTTTATCTCAAATGATCCGATTTGCATTCCACATCGTTTTTCAAAAAAACAAGACGTTGAGATTGCCGCATTTTTTGCGGCAATTTTAGCTTGGGGGCAACGCAAAACGATCATCAACAAATGTACCGAGCTCTTTCAGCGAATGGATAATGAGCCGTACGACTTTATGCTGAACCATAGTGATGATGACCTGAAGCGTTTACTAAACTTCAAACACCGCACTTTCAACGATACCGATCTGCTTTATTTCGTATCGTTCTTTAAGCACCATTATGAACAATCGGACAGCCTTGAAACTGCCTTTCTGGCGCCCGAACCAGTTTTTAGAGAAGAATACCTGAAAGAAGCGACTCCTGCTACAAACAGCTATAGTTCTGCCGCCTGTATGCTATCTGAACTAAAGAAAGTCCCGGCTACAGAACGTGCCTTGAATCATTTCAGGTCTTATTTCTTCAGCCTTCCGGATTTCCCCCGACGAACGATCAAGCATGTTTCTTCCCCTTTACAGAAATCCACCTGCAAACGCCTGAACATGTTTTTACGCTGGATGGTGAGAAAGGACAATAAAGGAGTAGATTTTGGAGTCTGGAACACCATTAAGCCTGCAGATTTAATTTGCCCCTGTGATGTCCATGTTGATCGGGTAGCACGCAAACTAGGATTGATCAGCAGGAAACAAACCGACTGGCAAACTGCAGTAGAATTGAGTCGTCACCTCTCCGAATTTGATCCCCTTGACCCCGTAAAATACGACTTCGCTTTATTTGGCCTCGGCATAGAAGAAAAGTTCTAA
- the proS gene encoding proline--tRNA ligase, which yields MSKGITSKNEDYSQWYNDIVIKADLAEHSSVKGCMVIKPYGYSIWEKIQAVLDQKFKDTGHSNAYFPLFIPKSYFSKEASHVEGFATECAVVTHYRLKNDGNGNIVVDETAKLEEELIVRPTSETIIWNTYKGWIQSYRDLPLLINQWANVVRWEMRTRLFLRTTEFLWQEGHTAHSTAQEAIEETERMLDVYADFAENWMGVPVVKGLKTPNERFAGALDTYCIEALMQDGKALQAGTSHFLGQNFAKAFDVKFTNKEGKIEHVWATSWGVSTRLMGALIMAHSDDAGLVLPPKLAPIQVVIVPIYKGEEELKNISTFVDELMPKLKRLGISVKYDDRDTQRPGFKFAEYELKGVPIRLAIGGRDMENGTVELARRDTREKQTVIQEGLDIHIAQLLEEIQANIFDKALKFREEHTTEANSYDEFKELLDGKAGFISAHWDGTPETEQKIKEETKATIRCVPLNNKLEDGVCIYSGKPSKQRVLFARAY from the coding sequence ATGAGCAAAGGTATTACAAGTAAAAACGAAGATTATTCCCAGTGGTATAACGACATTGTTATAAAGGCCGACCTTGCAGAGCATTCCTCTGTTAAAGGATGTATGGTGATAAAACCCTATGGATACTCCATTTGGGAGAAAATACAGGCGGTTTTGGACCAGAAATTTAAAGATACAGGCCACAGCAATGCTTACTTTCCTTTATTCATTCCTAAGTCATATTTTTCAAAGGAAGCATCCCATGTGGAAGGCTTTGCGACAGAATGTGCAGTTGTGACACATTACCGTCTTAAAAATGATGGAAACGGAAACATTGTCGTAGATGAAACCGCCAAACTGGAAGAGGAACTGATCGTAAGACCAACTTCCGAAACCATCATCTGGAACACTTATAAAGGATGGATCCAATCTTACCGTGATCTTCCGCTACTGATCAACCAATGGGCTAACGTTGTGCGCTGGGAAATGCGTACCCGCCTATTCCTTCGTACCACAGAATTCCTTTGGCAGGAAGGGCATACTGCACATTCTACTGCACAGGAAGCAATTGAAGAAACAGAAAGAATGCTGGATGTGTACGCGGATTTTGCAGAAAACTGGATGGGTGTACCAGTAGTGAAAGGATTAAAAACACCAAATGAACGTTTTGCCGGTGCTTTGGATACTTATTGTATCGAGGCGCTAATGCAGGATGGAAAAGCTTTGCAGGCAGGAACATCACACTTCCTCGGACAAAACTTTGCAAAGGCTTTCGATGTGAAATTCACCAATAAAGAAGGTAAAATAGAACACGTATGGGCTACTTCATGGGGCGTTTCGACCCGCTTAATGGGCGCACTGATTATGGCGCATAGCGACGATGCCGGATTGGTTTTACCTCCGAAATTGGCACCTATTCAGGTAGTCATTGTTCCGATTTATAAGGGAGAAGAGGAGCTGAAAAACATTTCCACATTTGTAGATGAGCTGATGCCTAAACTAAAACGCCTTGGTATCTCTGTAAAATATGACGACCGTGATACCCAACGTCCGGGATTCAAATTTGCGGAGTATGAACTAAAAGGAGTGCCAATTCGTTTAGCTATTGGTGGAAGAGATATGGAAAATGGTACTGTTGAGCTTGCCCGCAGGGATACAAGAGAAAAACAAACCGTAATTCAGGAAGGTCTTGATATTCATATTGCCCAGTTACTGGAGGAAATTCAGGCTAATATTTTCGATAAGGCATTAAAATTCAGAGAAGAGCATACCACTGAGGCGAACTCTTATGATGAATTTAAAGAACTGCTGGATGGTAAAGCCGGATTTATTTCTGCACATTGGGATGGAACACCAGAAACAGAACAGAAAATTAAAGAAGAAACAAAAGCAACAATCAGGTGCGTGCCTTTAAACAATAAACTGGAAGATGGTGTTTGTATCTATTCTGGTAAACCATCTAAACAAAGGGTATTGTTTGCCAGAGCTTACTAA
- a CDS encoding YdeI/OmpD-associated family protein: MIMVTFKAEIERFAEMGEKSGWTYIFIPFATANEIKKNCKKSYRVKGQLDQVPVEGLALVPMGEGDFIISLNATLRKKLKKEKGGILDVALEEDVAFKIEMPEDLELCLSDEPQLLKNFLKQPKSHQNWYINWLNSAKTEPTRTKRIVKIVSAMDKDWDFGTMMRDGKPPKNKD; this comes from the coding sequence ATGATTATGGTAACCTTCAAAGCAGAAATTGAGCGTTTCGCAGAAATGGGCGAAAAATCCGGCTGGACCTATATTTTTATCCCCTTTGCAACCGCAAACGAAATCAAGAAAAACTGTAAAAAAAGCTATCGGGTGAAAGGACAGCTTGATCAGGTTCCTGTCGAAGGTCTGGCTCTTGTTCCAATGGGCGAGGGCGATTTTATCATTTCTTTAAATGCTACTTTACGGAAAAAGTTAAAAAAGGAAAAAGGTGGAATACTTGATGTTGCATTGGAAGAAGATGTCGCCTTCAAAATAGAGATGCCCGAAGATCTTGAACTCTGCTTATCCGATGAACCTCAGCTATTAAAAAATTTCCTGAAGCAGCCCAAATCACATCAGAACTGGTACATTAACTGGTTAAATTCTGCGAAGACAGAGCCTACAAGAACAAAGAGGATCGTCAAAATTGTTTCCGCAATGGATAAAGACTGGGATTTTGGCACCATGATGAGGGATGGAAAACCTCCTAAAAATAAAGATTAG